Proteins from a genomic interval of Quercus lobata isolate SW786 chromosome 11, ValleyOak3.0 Primary Assembly, whole genome shotgun sequence:
- the LOC115967202 gene encoding uncharacterized protein LOC115967202: MEDATVDCLIDEETRKWNVEMIDGIFAPQEAEEIKNIPLARKETEDSLFWPLENDGRYSCKTGYRFLKEDEVGHQVVVQQDHEKGLWKKIWALECPNKVRNLIWRACHNSLPSKCNLFRKRIISEQCCDRCKAENEDAVHALWSCKMLDGVWGTSNSWNFWNQQGFTSFSELMAWIFDHQRNPALFAFTVWSIWHQRNQSWTQSSHRPLNLISQWAHDNWAEFKALKMAPAPSRPVRRT; the protein is encoded by the coding sequence ATGGAAGATGCCACAGTGGATTGTTTAATTGATGAGGAAACTAGGAAGTGGAACGTTGAGATGATAGATGGAATTTTTGCTCCACAAGAAGCtgaagaaattaagaatattcCGTTAGCTAGAAAAGAAACGGAAGACTCTTTATTTTGGCCGTTGGAGAATGATGGGAGGTATAGTTGTAAGACGGGATATCGGTTTTTGAAGGAAGATGAAGTTGGTCATCAGGTGGTTGTGCAGCAAGATCATGAGAAAGGGCtttggaagaaaatttgggCTCTTGAATGCCCAAATAAAGTTAGAAACTTAATTTGGAGAGCTTGCCATAATTCCCTCCCTTCGAAGTGCAATCTATTCCGGAAGAGAATTATTTCAGAACAATGTTGTGATCGTTGCAAGGCAGAAAATGAAGACGCTGTACACGCTTTGTGGAGTTGCAAAATGTTGGACGGCGTTTGGGGTACGAGTAATTCATGGAATTTCTGGAACCAACAAGGCTTTACAAGTTTCAGTGAGCTCATGGCCTGGATTTTTGATCATCAAAGGAACCCAGCACTGTTCGCATTCACCGTTTGGTCCATCTGGCATCAGAGAAACCAGTCATGGACTCAGTCATCCCATCGACCTCTGAACCTCATTTCACAGTGGGCTCACGACAACTGGGCAGAATTTAAGGCGTTGAAAATGGCTCCAGCTCCGAGCAGACCAGTGAGAAGAACATGA